The DNA region aataatagcagAAATATTTCGTTTTggacaatttatcaatttttcgaACCCTTTTTTGATTTCCTTGGGATTatatcaatcattttaaaaatctactttcaaatttttattttttataaatgttgTTGTATAAAATAATGGCAAAATATTCAGcttgacaaaattggtcaacatttgctcatagttctagccatatttagcaaaataaatataataacaaaatgGTTAAAGGAAAATTGGTCTAAATTTTTCTCATAGTtaaagtaataaaatataacaacaAATTGGGATATGACTGctgatctttttttaaattaaaatttcatatgAATAACGTGATCAATGATAGAATGGTTTTCCATGTgcaataacttgagttgttgtTGTCTTAATCTTTGACATTATTTAATGTGACCTGATAAATAACAATTAATAGAATGAGTTTTAgggatgttattattttttcttttcattacCGATGGTCATGATTTTCAGATAACGAAATCAGATATTTTTACATGACTTGTTATTGAAACGTCCTCCGTTTTGTTGTTCTCATCTGCCCTGGAAAAATATGGCATCCAATCAGCTATtgccatttttagaaaatttatcgtTTGGAATTGCAGCTTGGTTGTTTTTCCATGCTAGTACCTATTTCCGTAATTtcgattcaaattttttttctgatttatttatttaaaagtaaggccgttgcacatattttttgcagtttatgtccctcgactgtgatcaaagtcgaggggggcaaaaaataaaaaaacaaactaaaaattgaaattataggccaccagccgtcccctaacatgacagttttcgtgaattgcgcgtatccaccgacagatggcatgtggacctcgtcggagtccgcccattaaaaacgcaattcaaaatttgcatgggaaacttattttccgtgacggctttcgcggcacgctccctccaactgttcgagactaatattttaacgtggcgtatctttaaacaagtttttcaagaaaatgattccagaatgcttattttgtcgttttaaaccgaaagtagccaaaaactatattaatttaaactattcgccatttacaaatgtttggctagatgatatcaaaggccgccatcttaggcccactgggcccacaaaaagaggtacgctcagtttgtatgggagctgtcaacatgctacCGGGCTGTAGgccacggtgtcaacatttgaatgaaaaaagtgttttaaaatgcatcatacacctgtccagttgttttgcaatcattgatttccaaaatttcttaatactgacgaaaattttatttttgcgagaaaaaaaagtttttgcggtgctgtacattgtaatttcatagaagttcaaaatatttttgaacgagtctaaacatgttaaatatgattatcaatgcagaaaaaggcatttaagagcaattccagctcaaatcaggattttttctggtacttttgtacccgaccctctccgatttcaatgaaactctgtagacatgttattctgagcctatataagtcatttttgtgtatatggagccaagtactcgagaataacatttgagaagggcgtaaggtatttaaatattttagtattttgcaatttaaaaattactgtatctcgaagccgttgcatcgtatcaaaaagtggtcaaagacaaacttgtaggaaatcggacgggctttctgatagaaatacactgaaacaaaaatacacgccacttttatgtcatttttcaatttataagtttaaaagttaaatttgaatgtgatgtcacaatttttttcgctcaaattttttaagaaaataccctaagatgttaccaaaagactgacgaaaaatgcaggacggtaggtctctcctaaaaaaatacaaaaatcatttactaaaactgttttattgaaaagtggtctaaacgtcaaaatttgtaaaaaccggtagtgggaatcgattctccagataattttacataaaagtctccatattgaccattgtcctatgtccaatccttgggaagatacagcggttttacaaaaaataataatgttgaaaaaacgggatttttggtggtttttggcattttctatatgacagacttggtttttcagtctcgtaaatattttttccggaaagctcgtccaatttcccataagttttcctttgacagctttttgatttatatcgtttttatatttacgtaatcaaatttactatcctggtttctaccacactgaaaaaaatattctattttcagttataagcaatgtaattaagcttatatctgtaagcccttacatccaattgaaatgctgtcaaaggcaaacttatgggaaattggacgagctttccgttaaaaatatttacgagactgaaaaaccaagtctgtcatatagaaattgtcaaaaaccaccaaaaatcccgttttttcaacatttttatttttaaaaccgctgtatcttcccaagtattggacataggacaatggtcaatacggagaattttatgtaaaattgtctggagaatcgattcccactactggtttttacaaattttgacgtttagaccagttttcaaaaaaacagttttagtaaatgatttttgtacttttttaggagagacataacatcctgcatttttcgtcagtcttttagtaacattttaggcaatttcctcaaaaatattgaacgaaaaaaaaaccgtgacatcacattcaaatttaagttttagacttaaaaatcaaaaaaatctcatagatgtggcgtgtatttttgtttcagtgtatttttttcagaaagcccgtccaatttcctacaagtttgtctttgaccactttttgatacgacgcaatgacTTCGAGAtacaagaatttttaaattacagaatacaaaaatatttaaataccttacgcccttctcaaatgttattctcgagtactattggctccatatgcacaaaaatggcttatataggcctaggataacatgtctacaaagtttcattgaaatcggagagggtcgggtacaaaagtatcagaaaaattcctgatttgagctggaattgctcttaatatatttgcaacggcctaactgttAACTAAAGATACACAAAGTTTGCTGGAAATTCATTTTAATTGGAATACccaacacaaacacacagtTCACACTACGAGAAGTAAAACGTGTAGAACCGTCCGAAGGATGCAGCAAGAATTGGCTACGCATTAGCTGGATACCAAAAAAGGACGGGGCAAGGGAGCTAGCGAACGAGTGGAATGTAGAACCCCGGAGTTTGTACGCTCTAATGGGCTGGACCGATTCCGATAAAGAGCGACAATATATTACGTTCCGTTCCTTTCGAAGGGTTTTTTCTTCTCCCCTGCCCCTGGTGGGCCTGGGAGAGGGCAGACCGGAGCCTGCATGAAGTTTTGCGCCTTGGCGACGCATGTTGCCAGCAGCCCTCCACAGCTCCTGAGTCTATGTTTGTCCCGAAAATTGTCGAAGAAGTCCGGAGGAGGAAAACGAGACGAAGAAAAATGTACACTAAAGGATATATGCGACCCGCAGCAGAAGGGATCCGAAACGAGAAACGAACGGTCCTTGAGGCTCTGCCAGCATTTGATGTTTCACGGGTTGGATGCAGGAATTGTAACGTGAGGCCGTGAAATGGTTTCGTATTTCTGAAAGTGAGATGTGTATTGGGAATGCATCCGGTGGATACTCCTGACAGTGATAATGTGCACTCCATCGAAACAATATTTccacaaactttgttttaagaATATTCTTGGTTAAGGATTTACTGTATCTTAATACTTTGCTTTGCTAATTTATTGTTTCATAGGTCAACTTTGACCATGGTTTCAATTAACAACCCTGGGCTATGCTTTAACGCAATTTCCACCAACTTAAATGCTAATGATTTAGTTTTATAGCCAAAATTGTGAAGAATAAGAAAAAAAGTGACAGAAAAATTAGATTTTGGAAAACCAGGTCTTGTACAATGAGTAACTTAACAAGATCAGTTTAGacattatcgttgaacaaaggTTGTTCAAAAATAAACCTAATCGAAAATGAGGAATCGAGGATTGACTGTGTGTGTTGATCTTGGCAAAGTGCTGATGagccaacattaggtgcccgATAGAAATGCATGGTTTTCCCCAAACAACTCGAAGAACCAGGTGTTGGGTAGACATCAACCATTGGTTGTCATTTGTTGatcaaagagatttttttttttcgtttggatCCACCATGAAAGGCCTAAAGTCTAAATTTGAAGGTCAAGAAGAAGAACTCTTCTAAAATGCACTAGACAAAAGTGGGAGTTCAAGCTGCGAAGCGTACACAGGCTGCCGTTGCAGCTCCCAACAACAATTAATGAACAGGAAGAGGATgtttgatgatgatggtggcCGGGGACGGGGACCAAgaagacgacgatgatgatggggTGCATTTGATGAATCCATGCCACCACCAGGCCCGGGGACGTGAAGAGTGTATGGAATGAATTACATTTTTTCCAGATCTTCCTCTCCGCGCGTTTTTCGCCATGTTGTACGTGGTGGTGCAGCACACACATCTTGCACCACCCTGCTGCCTTTTCTGATGCTGGTATATGAAAGTCTAACTCGACGCAGCATCGTGTCATTTTTCTTGCTTTGTTCTTGCATGCAGCGGATGTAGTAAATTTTTTCGGTTTATTGATCCATCGCACCGGACTTGGGTGCCGTTTTGTATAGGGTGCGCGATGCATCTGGCAGATTGTAGGAATCGCTCAGATACAAGTCATTGTTGGAAGTTATAGAATAACACTATGAAACAATTTGGAGAAAAGTTGCAGATTTAAATTTTGTGGGTCTCAAATACTTTGGAATAGTCAACCGATTTACAGTCCAGATCGATTACACCGATCAACAAAattttctgcgcaggctcaacccGAGAGGAAGCATGAACTTaaaggtccccagaaacacaaTCAATTAATCAATCAATCCATCCAtattaacgacccccaggtcttttgtggtctctagtttctgctcgaacctagcagtccaaaggcttgaatgggagatgcttcccctcgagttgagcttgCGCAGTTGGTTGTTTGGTtgtttcgattttccaaagCTCAATTATatgaatgatttttaattaaaattgggATAATTAAATCAAATTGAATTTCAGCGCACTCAAATTAGTTCAATTCAAGAAGTTTATTATTACACTATCAAGAGAATATTCTCAATATTCCACCACCAATATGGTGGCCGTCATCTTTGCAGATTCTCAAgatctaggttcgagcagaaacttgcagtagagaccacaaaagacctgggggtcgtgaaagtggatggttttatttttttgagctCAAAAACCCAAAATAAGACAGTGATTTTTAATTCGATTATAtcctaagtgatttttttgcgcAGACTTTGAACAATTGAGTCTGAAAGAGTAGTGCAAATTAGCTAATCCATGTCTTTTTCTCTCGCTTCCAGAACCGCGCTATGGCACTTTTATCCAATGGTGCTTCATCAATGCAAATAACCCCGCCGCCCGGCAGCTCGGCCCAGCCCAACAACGACGGAAACGTGGACTTCAACTCGAATGATCACATTTTCTTCTCGAATCTCTTCAACGCACTGCCCCGCTGGGACGCACCGGGCAAGGTTAGCTCGGGTCCCGTTACGGTGCCGCAAaggtaattttgaatttgaacgtCTGCCAATTGTGAAATCTAATCTCCATTTTGTTCTGCCTTCAGTGTCCACAATGTGAACGGATTCAGCAACAATACGTCGCTGGATCGGGACAGCATCAGCATCACGGACGACGTGCTGTTCTCGAACGTGCTGGGTGCGATCGGGACTTCGAACGGGAGTTCCGCCAACAATGATATCCTCGGTGCAATAGGGACCCACATGACGCCGAGCACGTCTCCGCAGACGAACTCTTCGAATGGTAGCTCGCACTGTCCGTCCTCGTTGGGAGCGGTCTGCGGCCGGTGCGATACGCACGCGATCAGCCGTTGTCTGGACTGTAACGATGTTCTGTGCGAAGACTGTGCCCATATCcacaataaaaacacttttacgAAGGAACATTGTGTGATCTCTATCCATACGATCTCGCCGATCGGGTCGGCCACGGGTGCTATGAGCATTCCGATGGCAGCCGAACCGCACTGTGATGTCCACGGCGAAGTTCTGCGTTATTTGTGCGAGTCGTGCAAGAAGATTGTCTGCCAGGAGTGTACGCTGTGGGATCACAAGGACCACTCTTGTATTCCGGTGTCGAACGTGTCTCAGGGAGCTTCGGAGAAGATTCTGTCGATTATTGAGAGTGGCAAGTTGGGTACCAAATATATTAAGGCTAGCATCGATCGTGCCGTTACGTACTCGCAGGCCGTTGAGCGTGATGCCATGGAAGCTTCGGCAAGGATCCGCAAAGCTATGCGTCACTTTATTCTGGCGGCTGAAGATCGCGAACGGACTCTGCTGGAACGTGTTGACAAGTTTCGCCAGCAAAAGTTGACCTCACTTTCGGATCAGATGGCGGGATTGCGGGCAGCTTTGGCAGGTCTTTCGCAAACTTCGGATATGCTCTCCAAAGCGTTGGATTCCGTTGGCACGATGAACAGCATGGACATTGCCAAAACCCTGACTTCTGGCGAGAGCCAGATGGAGCAATTTGCCGCTatgtacaaaaatttacaaccaaaggAAGAGTTCATCACGTTTGTAGCGCCGAACTTTGAGCTGCTGCAGGACATTCGCATGCAAGGGGACGTACTACTGGTAAACCAGCGCAGCAACTCGATGTCCAGCAGCAACAAcgtttgcattcagccaccaAGTGGAAACATTCTCACCCGTCGTCCTATTGTACGTAGTACAACTCCAGCCCAGCGTCTCAACTCGACGTCGTCCTCGTCCTGGGATCAGATCCCGCCTTCAAAAAACGTACTCGGGTCATCGCCGACCTCGATAGGAATCGGCCCCATTCCGGGAATGCCAGTGCTGGGCCAATGCATCCCCGGCTGTCCCACGCACGTCTCGGCCAAACCAGCTGTTGGCCCTAGTACGACCTTCGGCTTCGATGGCCACGAGGATGGCCAGGTGTCCCGTCCGTGGGGTATCGCCGTCGACAAGGAAGGCCACGTGCTGGTGGCCGATCGTCGCAATAACCGCGTGCAGGTATTCTATCCGGACGGGTCTTTCAAGCTCAAGTTCGGTTCCAAAGGGACAGCCAACGGCCAGTTTGACCTACCGGCCGGCATCTGCACCGATGCCCAGAATCGCATCATAGTCGTTGACAAAGATAACCACCGCGTGCAGGTCTTTTCGCCCAACGGCATctttctgctcaaatttggcagctacgGCAAGGACTGTGGCCAGTTCCAGTACCCTTGGGATGTGGCAGTTAACGTTAAGGGAGAAATACTCGTCACAGACTCGAGAAACCACCGCATTCAGCTGTTCAACTCGGAGGGTCAGTTCATATCGCGCTTCAGCTTCGACGGCGTCAACCACAGCCGTTACCTGAAGGGACTGACCACTCCACGGGGTGCTTGCTTCACGCCTCAGGGCGATGTCATCATCTCGGACTTTGAGAACCACCGTCTGCTGCTGATCGATTCAACGCTGACAAAGGTAGAACTTAATTTCAGTTCTCGGCTAGAACATCTATTGACCCCTTTTCTTCCCCCTCAGGTTCTCGCCGCCAAAGGTCACGAAGGCTCGGCCGTGCATGAGTTCAGCCGTCCGTCCGGAATTGCGTGCGACGATGATGGGCGCGTCATCGTAGCCGATTCCAAGAATCAAAGAGTGCTTATATTTTCGCCACAGTTGGAGTTCCTGTGGGCGGTAGGTTCCTTCCCTTTCCAAGAGTCTCGCCCCGTCAATTTAAAGTTTCCTTCCTCCATTTCAGGTTGAGATTCGTCCCTCGTCCAACAACATGCTCACTGTCGGAATGGACGAGAAGGATCGCCCCAGCGATGTGTCCCTACTGCCCGACGGTCGACTCGTGGTGATGGTCGAGACCTCACCGGACGCCCGTGACCAGTGCAGTCCGCAGAAAACGTTCATCCAGATTTACTAAGGGACGCCTCGACAATTCTTTTTTTGGCTTCGCAGTCTCTTAACTCACTTTTTGTGCGCTGTTCGTTTTCGAACGAAATTGTTTTATCTTTGAGCTGTTTTATTTCTGTACTCTATTAGACAAATTTACACGAAGGATCGACATTGCTACCTCTAACAGAAAAAAAGCGAAACTTTTAGGCTTTGTGTTGAACGTTTTTTTACACACGTGTAGTGATACGATTGAGCGAGCCTCCACTTACactcacacacatacattttatatagatttttttattatcgctagaaaaagaaaaagtttataatagagaaaattctcaatagtACAAGAACAAGCAAAACATGGTGGAAAGCAAAGGTAGTACAAGCTAGATTTAAACTCGTTGTGACGaaggaaaacaagaaaaaaaaagatatgaaAGAGAGACGGAGACATTTACTGTGCAACATTTACGGTGCTGCGATAGCACGGAGAAGCAATTCTAATGAGCAACTGAAAGTTGAGATGCTTTTTGCAAACAAGACTTAGCACAAAAAGACTGAAGAAAGGGAGAAGTAGCCAATTCACGTCGAACACTTTTTGTTGTAGCATGCAATTGTAATTGTgtagaaaaaagtattttttcattttcatttggtTTTCCACCCATTTTGTTTCTGTTTCAACTGTCATTATTTAATAGTAGTAGCGTGACGAGAATAGTCTATTGCAATAGAGGCAATGataatttaatgttatttttacaGTAGTCGATATTTTCCAAGAAAATTATTAGTTTGCACGATGCAGGCATTTAAAGATAATTTTATGTAAATGTATTAACATTCATGTTCATGCAGAAAAAAACGATGTTCACAATAGATGTATGTTTTAGTGAACTAAATTGTCACTTTTGAGTATTATGCCAAGCAgtttggtgatttattttagtttttaaggaGCACCCAAACAGATTTTTACTTAGTAAAACATTGTGAGAAAATTGTCTGTGCTTCTAAGCGCACGTCCCAGTCAAAATCTAACAATATTGATAATACAAACTAATACCTTTAGGAGCATTGAAAATGACTTAAATCGAACTTTCAACTCACAGACTAACAGTCTGATCCATCGACTTAAACACTATACCACCAAGAACGAAACCAGTTGCAAAGAAGATACTTCTAAAAGTTTTcccggaaaaataaaaatataaactaaagcatcactcaattttttttgagatttctaaaacaaacaaagaaacaaaaaaaaatgcaattggaAAGGATAATAAAAGATGTAGTCGGTACAAgcttgaaacaaacaaaaaagtgaaaaacagtaaattttGGCGTTTCATAAACAGCCACTGTACTTGTGATTTTGTAAGCGAAACAAAGTGGAGCAGACAGtttaaacaaacgaaaaaaaaatacacaaaactaAACTCGTGAAACGGAGGCATAAAGCTAGTGCCAGTACAATGGAAGAAagggagagaaagagagaggtgATTCGATTCTTAATCGATTTCAGGGCTGCGCAAGAAGAGTATATGAAGATGAATCCAATTcgctataaaaaattaaaacaacaaGGAAGAAATCAAACATGCAAATGTTGCCATAAAATCTCAAAGACaaagaagatatttttaaaaatagctcGATAGTATATCAAAGAAAAGTGGAATGACGATTCTAACGTGCAGCGGTTTGAAGAACAGATGGAAAGAAAGGCTAGCTTGAAGTAATGTTGCGTTTCCGAAATGTATGATCCTATTTAATcaaattaaagcaaaaaaaaaaactaaactttacAAATCTGGGAAAGCCAGACGATCTGCGATTTGTACTTTCctcattattattttaaaaataatacaaaaataattagcATAAATTATGATTAGCGCGTAGCTTCGATAACCACCATTCAGCATGCTTAATCTAACTATATgtgttctcgtgcttcgatgtACTTTACGAAAATTCCAAATTAACATCAAATAATTTCATTGAAACGAGTTTgctgaaagaaaataaaaacaaacaaaaaaggttTCGTGTGTGCATTATATTTTTGGTTCATTTTCAAATAAGTATTGAAATTACTTTTTCGAGTCGatttacaaatttgaacaaaagtAGTTCAAACATGCAACTTGAATGCAATTTAGAAATTAGTAAACTCGTTTTCTTGTCTCCGCTCGCGACAAGAGCTCCGGAGAAGACAAAAACGATACGGTatagaacaaaaattaaaagcaaataCAAAAGTTAACCAAAACGGatgcaaaacgaaaaaaatagttttaagctgACTGATTGAAACCAGTAAGACTGAAAAGTTCGACTGAGGATGGAAACGGATGATACAAAGATAACggaaaatatcgaaattttCTAGCGTCAAATTTACATTCGTCAAAAGTGAAAACTATCGGAAATTGCTTTGGCTTAAAGATTAAACATCGgattaaaatttgagaaaagtGTCAAAAGCAATACTAAAAcccataaaaagaaaaaaaaaaacacgaacgtAGATATAAGTTATCCGAAAGTCGATACTTTGCGATTCACTTCATCAGACAGGCAAACAATGGTAAAACTATCCGGAATCCTCACcgaaaggagaaaaaaaacacccaaagaaATCATGGAAAGACATAAATATCCATAGATTAATACTACTAACTCCTGAACTAAAGCGGACAACAAAATTTTGGTTTGACCTAAATACAAGTTCCTGCTTggattaaaacaaaacaaaacaagaagaACAAACTATGACTCACGTATTTGCGCTTCTGCTAGAGAAATGAacggttttatttttgatttttttatttttgtagcgTAAGAACGGCTTCAACTATTGAAACGCCAAATGTGTTCGTCGAAAAAAGAAGTGCATAGTAACATTAAACACtgatataaacaaaaaaaaaacaatttagatCAAATATACACTACAACGTATAATGCTGaattatattaaaaaacacACGAAAGTACAACATTCTCTTTATATCGCTGATGCTATacaagaaaaggaaaaaaaaacaaacagataAGCAAAATATACATAGACTAAACGAATGGAAggaaaattattctgaataatggCAAACAGTTACCATagcaaaaggaaaaaaaacaagaatctattttaaaatgtacaacaacaaacaaaatagcaattttctGGCAATGACTCAGAAACGCACTATATATACATGCAATTATTATTCTTTATCCTAATAAATAGTTTATAACTAAGCGGTGTAgatgtttgaatttaaattgtGATGGCATCCAAACGCCGCATATATTTTTTGCCGgggctgattttttgaaaaagtgcctaactttgaaggtctgtatcgagctccagggtgctccaaacttcaatgttttatatataccaaaagatgcgcaaggatctgacctacacgccagtgatgttgaaaataaacgcttcagtggccaaaatgcctcaaaaatgacattttcgaaaaaaacttttttaaagtgttgaatcattttaaaattcaaatgcaaagcgccagcttctgttacatccaatcaagctcatatttgggatttgggctcagtatgacCACCGGAACAAACTCCTGAATGCCcgtcaaaaagtcaattttgttacactctaatgccTGTAtgataaatgggtaattctccgccaactcacacagcagttgccccgacccctcttcgatttgcgtgaaactttgtcctaaggggtaacttttgtccctgatcacgaatccgaggtccgttttttgatatctcgtgacggaggggcgatacgaccccttccatttttgaacatgcgaaaaaagagttgttttttaataatttgcagcctgaaacggtgatgagatagaaatttggtgttaaagggacttttatgtaaaattagacgcccgatttgatggcgtactcagaattccgaaaaaacgtatttttcatcgaaaaaacactaaaatttttaaaaattctcccattttccgtaactcgactgtaaaaaaattgtgaacatctcaagttgtagagcagacaatgacaaaaattttgatatatagacataaggggtttgcttgaaacatcacgagttgtcgcgattttacaaaaaaaaagttttgaaaaagttggtcgtcgtcgatcatggccgttcatggtcacccgcgacagacacggacgacgaaacaaagagaaacgcaaaaagttactttttcaaaactttttttgtctgttctacaactttgtagaatattgttacactctaaaaaatatccctgcaaagttagaaaaaatacaaaattttaaaatgaaaaatttagttctaaatgaaaaaaatgacccttctgggtcaatgtagattcgaaaagtactttaaatttcccataaaatgacatgttccaaaaaattttacagtcgagtaacggaaaatgggagaatttttaaaacttttttagtgtttttttcgatgaaaaatacgttttttcggaattctaaaTACACCATCAAAtctggcgtccaattttacatacaagtccctttgacaccaaatttctatctcatcaccgtttcaggctgcaaattattgaaaaacacctcttttttcgcatgttcaaaaatggaaggggtcgtatcgcccctccgtcacgagatatcaaaaaacggacctcggattcgtgatcagggacaaaagttaccccttaggacaaagtttcacgcaaatcgaagaggggtcggggcaacttttcccgatttcgtgtgagttggtagagaattacccaaattataaagtttgatacccattttgataATGTTCATACGCAAACAAGGAAACCCTACTTTTAAAGTTACCCGAGCATCTCCGGAATCTATTTAAGATGGTCACAAAGTTTAAATCTAATAAACTTTAGTGtccattatttaatttaaacgtAAAAGGTGCTTCAAAACTGGTTACGTCAAATCAAGCTCATATAAGCAGCATTTTTTGGTACCTGTTAGTTTATTTGCTAAAATCTATTGATCTATTTcgtttgattaaaaatacttCTGCACGATAAAACAAGTATCAAATAGAAATGGAGCTGGAAGTCAAATGCACCTTAACTAAATCCTGTCGGTTACGGTTGTAGCGTTTAGTCACTACTAATTTATtaatattcgcaattttcagaCTTAGGCATGAATAATTCACAAAATTGTGCACTTGAGTGCAGGTTAACATTCACCAAGTTTCGTTTGCTTGTTACATTTCccacggtatttttttttgttgaggtgGCTGCATAAAGTTCCTGCGGCATTGTGATACATCGTCAGCCTTGTGATGTATCGTCAGGACTTGGAAAACTACCAGCTGGCAGTGCTTTAAAGTGTGAATTACGTGTCAAGGATACGCCTAGCCCTTTGTAACGAAAGGCGGACACCTGACAAGATGGCCCTACAATTATAgcgtttgaaaatttaatctcatCGATTGTTCTCGACGGTTGAACAGAATTTTGATGGGACTGGTGTAATGTTTTCATGGTTTGATCGACTTACGATTGCAGTAATTAAATTCGAGTTTTATAAGGCCTTATAAGCTATGTGAGCTATGTGTCCTTATGTTTGTAGGACCATTTCAAGTAAAACCCTAGAATAGATTACGATTCGTCAGGAACATGTAAACGAGCTGTCAGCCTTTTTTTATTGAGGCGAATTACTTAGGTTG from Culex quinquefasciatus strain JHB chromosome 3, VPISU_Cqui_1.0_pri_paternal, whole genome shotgun sequence includes:
- the LOC6033513 gene encoding protein wech; its protein translation is MALLSNGASSMQITPPPGSSAQPNNDGNVDFNSNDHIFFSNLFNALPRWDAPGKVSSGPVTVPQSVHNVNGFSNNTSLDRDSISITDDVLFSNVLGAIGTSNGSSANNDILGAIGTHMTPSTSPQTNSSNGSSHCPSSLGAVCGRCDTHAISRCLDCNDVLCEDCAHIHNKNTFTKEHCVISIHTISPIGSATGAMSIPMAAEPHCDVHGEVLRYLCESCKKIVCQECTLWDHKDHSCIPVSNVSQGASEKILSIIESGKLGTKYIKASIDRAVTYSQAVERDAMEASARIRKAMRHFILAAEDRERTLLERVDKFRQQKLTSLSDQMAGLRAALAGLSQTSDMLSKALDSVGTMNSMDIAKTLTSGESQMEQFAAMYKNLQPKEEFITFVAPNFELLQDIRMQGDVLLVNQRSNSMSSSNNVCIQPPSGNILTRRPIVRSTTPAQRLNSTSSSSWDQIPPSKNVLGSSPTSIGIGPIPGMPVLGQCIPGCPTHVSAKPAVGPSTTFGFDGHEDGQVSRPWGIAVDKEGHVLVADRRNNRVQVFYPDGSFKLKFGSKGTANGQFDLPAGICTDAQNRIIVVDKDNHRVQVFSPNGIFLLKFGSYGKDCGQFQYPWDVAVNVKGEILVTDSRNHRIQLFNSEGQFISRFSFDGVNHSRYLKGLTTPRGACFTPQGDVIISDFENHRLLLIDSTLTKVLAAKGHEGSAVHEFSRPSGIACDDDGRVIVADSKNQRVLIFSPQLEFLWAVEIRPSSNNMLTVGMDEKDRPSDVSLLPDGRLVVMVETSPDARDQCSPQKTFIQIY